In Stieleria varia, one genomic interval encodes:
- the holA gene encoding DNA polymerase III subunit delta, whose protein sequence is MSLKHAFDFLITPADGPVDFDVAALFGPDATLASWVAGRLIGDADVTQVDGDTARWSDIRDDLATASLFDMGEKRTIIIRGADKFLSANRPEIEAYLAKPGSAARLILLLESFPSNTKAYKMIDKSHLLIVCSCEVEKKYGVTAASRRKFLTDYVAPRHQTKLTGGAADALIEMLGADTGFIDTEIAKLALYKQPGETVDEALVRDIVSGWQGKTIWQIIEAINAGDAAEAIRQLDKLMEGGQPPIALLPQIAWSLRRLGLATAAIEHAERTGKPWRMDEALTKAGIKPFEAAKAGASLKRIGRVKARQLLPWLLDADLRLKGTHSADGRDRFLLEQFVLRLAKPPA, encoded by the coding sequence ATGAGTCTCAAACACGCCTTCGACTTTCTGATCACCCCGGCCGACGGCCCCGTCGACTTCGACGTCGCTGCGTTATTCGGCCCTGATGCCACCTTGGCCTCTTGGGTGGCTGGACGTTTGATCGGCGACGCCGATGTCACTCAAGTCGATGGGGACACGGCGCGGTGGAGCGACATTCGCGACGACTTAGCCACGGCGTCTCTGTTCGACATGGGCGAAAAACGCACGATCATCATTCGCGGCGCGGACAAATTTCTGTCTGCCAATCGTCCTGAGATCGAAGCCTACCTTGCCAAGCCCGGCTCGGCCGCACGTTTGATCTTGCTGTTGGAATCGTTTCCATCAAACACAAAAGCCTACAAGATGATCGACAAGTCACACTTGTTGATCGTCTGCAGTTGCGAAGTGGAAAAGAAGTACGGCGTGACCGCCGCATCACGTCGAAAATTCTTGACCGACTACGTTGCCCCACGCCATCAAACCAAACTGACCGGCGGGGCCGCCGATGCGTTGATCGAGATGCTCGGCGCCGACACCGGCTTCATCGACACTGAGATCGCCAAGCTGGCTCTGTACAAGCAACCAGGCGAAACGGTCGACGAAGCTTTGGTGCGTGACATCGTTTCCGGATGGCAAGGAAAAACGATTTGGCAGATCATCGAAGCCATCAATGCCGGAGACGCGGCCGAAGCGATTCGGCAACTCGACAAACTGATGGAAGGCGGCCAACCCCCGATCGCCCTGCTGCCACAGATCGCGTGGTCGCTCAGACGACTGGGATTGGCAACGGCCGCCATCGAACACGCCGAACGCACAGGCAAACCTTGGCGAATGGACGAAGCGTTGACCAAGGCTGGCATCAAACCCTTTGAAGCGGCGAAGGCCGGCGCCAGTTTGAAACGGATCGGACGCGTCAAAGCTCGCCAGTTGTTGCCATGGCTTCTCGATGCCGACTTGCGACTCAAAGGCACCCACAGCGCCGACGGCCGCGATCGATTTCTACTGGAGCAATTCGTTCTCCGCCTGGCAAAACCACCGGCGTAG
- a CDS encoding suppressor of fused domain protein codes for MPQEWFIRTKSGKRGPFTMDQLQAFADRGAIHANVAIGSGEDNWRSASEIPGLVFSDDDPSVGHKQAKVVNAPVNGHGPQSSRTGGAVKANADALMLQAQQTRQRAEADSKKILQQAEQRRLEVEELRNRLTAEQAALEGRAATLEQRASELQQQENALQQRSCELNELKVSLQHEKAALEEKLKAFKASTDGMDERKKDLAGRAEAVRVGEQEMQARSSQLATRQRELEGLEQRLDQREREMMRQQTELENSQRALAERESQLETLENETQLRSDHLVAREEEVKRREDQLDDMALMGIDEEELKEILAKRDAEMMAREQVLLKQIATLRQRQESVFSEKQALLLSMANREEELARRERELLDRESDFVRRGTGSVSGSTHSSSYLSAQIKTPLDQSILGQPSIGANQYDVPVVDVRSALPPTVVVRTDERSGRSNRQPIGSDSSASFAVSHHSADTRATQQFNADSRAVDQRGVGQPSEDTSRLLWKHRMREFESRFGPCSMVEPPLQDDRMKIDVLVFPPHEERDFTTLATNGMSDYPVAMPHGQRSVLGELLLYVTHVDHNSIALLRSAAMLPYIRKNGLTFGSTTSLADIPGSGVEGSALDNCVYMLPVIDNDSKPMPGLRSGANSIQPFWLVPITSAERKLIDFSGIHKFLPLLEKHHHPIYYDATRECYVKRKGWFRR; via the coding sequence ATGCCTCAAGAGTGGTTCATTCGAACGAAGTCTGGAAAACGCGGACCGTTTACGATGGACCAGTTGCAGGCGTTCGCAGATCGTGGTGCGATCCATGCGAATGTTGCCATCGGATCAGGCGAAGACAACTGGCGGAGTGCCTCAGAGATACCTGGTTTGGTTTTCTCGGACGATGATCCGTCTGTCGGTCACAAACAAGCCAAAGTCGTCAATGCACCCGTCAATGGTCACGGGCCGCAATCCTCGCGTACCGGTGGGGCAGTCAAGGCCAACGCGGACGCGTTGATGTTGCAAGCCCAGCAGACGCGGCAACGGGCTGAAGCGGATTCGAAGAAGATACTGCAACAAGCCGAGCAGCGGCGGTTGGAGGTCGAGGAGCTACGCAATCGGCTGACCGCTGAGCAAGCAGCATTGGAGGGCAGAGCCGCAACACTGGAGCAACGCGCGTCCGAGCTTCAACAGCAAGAGAATGCTTTGCAGCAACGCAGTTGTGAGCTCAATGAGTTGAAGGTGAGTTTGCAGCATGAGAAAGCGGCTTTGGAGGAAAAGCTGAAAGCTTTCAAGGCATCCACCGATGGGATGGACGAGCGGAAAAAGGATCTCGCGGGCCGTGCCGAAGCCGTACGTGTGGGCGAACAGGAGATGCAGGCTAGGTCATCGCAGCTTGCCACACGTCAGCGAGAGTTGGAGGGGTTGGAGCAGCGACTGGATCAGCGTGAACGCGAGATGATGCGTCAGCAGACTGAGTTGGAGAACTCGCAACGTGCCCTTGCGGAGCGTGAATCACAATTGGAGACGTTGGAGAACGAAACGCAGTTGCGTAGTGATCACCTCGTCGCTCGTGAGGAAGAGGTCAAACGTCGTGAAGATCAGTTAGACGACATGGCGTTGATGGGGATTGATGAAGAAGAATTGAAGGAGATCTTGGCCAAACGTGATGCCGAGATGATGGCGCGAGAGCAGGTGTTGCTGAAGCAGATCGCGACGCTGAGACAACGACAGGAGTCCGTTTTCAGTGAGAAGCAAGCGTTGTTGCTGTCGATGGCCAATCGTGAAGAAGAATTAGCGCGACGCGAACGTGAGTTGCTGGATCGAGAATCCGATTTCGTTCGCCGGGGAACCGGCAGCGTCTCGGGCTCGACCCACAGTTCATCCTACTTGTCAGCTCAAATCAAGACACCGCTGGATCAATCCATTTTGGGACAACCGTCGATCGGTGCAAATCAGTACGACGTTCCGGTCGTCGATGTCCGATCGGCGCTGCCGCCAACCGTGGTTGTTCGAACGGATGAGCGAAGTGGACGGTCGAATCGTCAACCCATCGGGTCCGATTCGTCGGCGTCATTCGCAGTCAGTCATCACTCTGCTGACACGCGAGCAACACAGCAATTCAACGCCGACTCTCGGGCGGTAGATCAACGCGGTGTCGGTCAACCGTCGGAGGACACGAGCCGTCTACTTTGGAAGCATCGCATGCGAGAGTTTGAGTCTCGCTTCGGTCCTTGTTCGATGGTCGAACCGCCACTGCAGGACGACCGAATGAAGATCGATGTGCTTGTTTTTCCCCCGCACGAAGAACGCGACTTCACGACTTTGGCGACCAATGGCATGAGCGATTATCCCGTGGCCATGCCTCACGGTCAGCGATCGGTGCTGGGCGAGTTGCTGCTGTACGTGACCCATGTGGATCACAACAGCATCGCATTGCTGCGCAGCGCCGCGATGTTACCCTACATACGCAAGAACGGTTTGACGTTCGGATCCACGACATCGCTTGCGGACATACCGGGATCGGGAGTGGAAGGCAGTGCGCTGGATAACTGCGTTTATATGCTGCCGGTGATCGACAACGATTCCAAGCCGATGCCGGGGTTACGCTCCGGTGCCAACTCCATTCAGCCGTTCTGGTTGGTCCCGATCACCAGTGCCGAACGAAAACTGATCGATTTCAGCGGCATCCATAAATTCTTGCCGTTGTTGGAAAAGCATCACCATCCAATCTATTATGACGCGACGAGAGAATGCTACGTCAAACGAAAAGGTTGGTTCCGGCGTTAG